Proteins from a single region of Strix uralensis isolate ZFMK-TIS-50842 chromosome 12, bStrUra1, whole genome shotgun sequence:
- the CFAP20 gene encoding cilia- and flagella-associated protein 20, with protein sequence MFKNTFQSGFLSVLYSIGSKPLQIWDKKVRNGHIKRITDNDIQSLVLEIEGTNVSTTYITCPADPKKTLGIKLPFLVMIIKNLKKYFTFEVQVLDDKNVRRRFRASNYQSTTRVKPFICTMPMRLDDGWNQIQFNLSDFTRRAYGTNYIETLRVQIHANCRIRRVYFSDRLYSEDELPAEFKLYLPVQNKAKQ encoded by the exons aTGTTCAAGAACACGTTCCAGAGCGGGTTCCTCTCGGTGCTGTACAGCATCGGCAGCAAGCCGCTCCAGATCTGGGACAAGAAG GTGCGCAATGGCCACATCAAGCGAATCACTGACAATGACATTCAGTCGCTGGTGCTGGAGATCGAAGGAACTAATGTCAG TACCACGTACATCACGTGCCCTGCTGACCCAAAGAAGACCCTGGGCATCAAACTACCTTTCCTAGTGATGATCATCAAGAACCTGAAGAAATACTTCACTTTTGAAGTGCAG GTGCTGGATGATAAGAACGTACGCCGGCGGTTCCGGGCGAGTAACTACCAGAGCACGACTAGGGTGAAGCCCTTCATCTGCACCATGCCCATGCGGCTGGACGATGGCTGGAACCAAATCCAGTTCAACCTGTCGGACTTCACACGCCGGGCTTATGGGACAAATTACATTGAGACCCTGAGAGTTCAG ATCCACGCCAACTGTCGCATCCGGCGGGTGTACTTCTCCGACCGTCTCTACTCAGAGGATGAGCTCCCAGCTGAGTTCAAGCTGTATCTGCCCGTCCAGAACAAGGCCAAG CAATAA